Proteins from one Fragaria vesca subsp. vesca linkage group LG6, FraVesHawaii_1.0, whole genome shotgun sequence genomic window:
- the LOC101309560 gene encoding auxin-induced protein AUX22-like: MEKEGLGLEITELRLGLPSGPSLGDNIKEKKRVFSEINGGGDGNGANTTGDRDDYRKGQAKSQVVGWPPVCSYRRKVNSLSETSKMYVKVSMDGAPFLRKLDLGMHSCYADLVVALEKLFGCFGIGEVLKDADSCEFAPIYEDKDGDWMLVGDVPWEMFLESCKRLRIMKRSDAKGFGILESKGFLKATMKDEPK, translated from the exons ATGGAGAAAGAAGGTCTAGGGCTGGAAATCACAGAGCTGAGGTTAGGTCTCCCCAGTGGTCCAAGTTTAGGGGACAACATCAAGGAGAAGAAGAGGGTATTTTCGGAGATTAATGGAGGAGGAGATGGAAACGGCGCCAACACTACTGGTGACCGTGACGACTACCGGAAAGGCCAAGCAAAGAGTCAAGTTGTGGGGTGGCCTCCGGTGTGTTCATATCGGAGGAAGGTTAACAGCTTGAGTGAGACTTCGAAAATGTACGTGAAAGTCAGCATGGATGGTGCGCCTTTTCTTCGTAAACTGGATTTGGGCATGCACAGTTGCTATGCAGATCTTGTTGTTGCCTTGGAGAAGCTATTTGGTTGTTTTGGTATAG GCGAGGTGTTGAAGGATGCAGACAGCTGCGAGTTTGCACCCATTTATGAAGACAAGGATGGAGATTGGATGCTAGTGGGAGACGTCCCTTGGGA GATGTTTCTTGAATCCTGCAAGAGGCTGCGGATCATGAAGAGATCGGATGCCAAGGGATTTGGAATTCTGGAGTCCAAGGGCTTCCTCAAGGCAACGATGAAAGACGAGCCTAAATAA
- the LOC101299402 gene encoding palmitoyl-acyl carrier protein thioesterase, chloroplastic-like yields MHTRRLSKVEPDIRDEIGILFIVGDPQIDIKNTKLRQMDVNARSLVPLAGLKPSWTDLDINQHVSHVKYLDWVFQSLPRSDVEKNELSSMILEFRRECRIGDNLQSFCEVARSDGTLSQFTDKNGIEFDHLLLHEDGSTILRGKTMWKAR; encoded by the exons ATGCACACAAGGAGACTCTCAAAAGTCGAACCAGACATTAGAGATGAAATCGGTATTCTTTTCATCGTTGGTGATCCTCAGATTGACATCAAGAATACTAAACTACGGCAGATGGATGTTAATGCGAGAAGTCTTGTTCCACTAGCAGGTTTGAAG CCTTCTTGGACTGATTTAGATATCAATCAGCATGTGAGTCATGTAAAATACCTCGACTGGGTTTTTCAG AGCCTTCCTCGCTCGGACGTGGAGAAAAACGAGCTTTCCTCTATGATTTTGGAGTTTCGAAGAGAGTGTAGGATAGGAGACAATCTGCAGTCTTTTTGTGAAGTTGCTAGATCAGATGGAACCTTAAGCCAGTTTACTGATAAGAATGGAATAGAATTTGATCACTTGCTTCTTCATGAAGATGGTTCAACAATTTTGAGAGGGAAGACCATGTGGAAGGCAAGGTGA